Proteins from one Gibbsiella quercinecans genomic window:
- a CDS encoding C45 family autoproteolytic acyltransferase/hydolase, whose protein sequence is MTQSFPLIEISGSPEERGRQYGEQARDRIHACVAIYGDQLDKLAIGQAQRQRLIDDFSAIIADFDPNYLQEMGGIAAGAGVPLEAIVMINARTEVIAQARRWQQCATPHDDSIKDGCSGAVVLPERSRHGKLIHGQNWDWRAECAETSVVVKIHRDDGPDVLTFVEAGGLARSGLNQAGIAITANYLRCERDYSQQGVPLSLIRRKALEQQHMALAMRVVATTPKSCSNNMILSTQEGFAIDFECAPDESFTLYPQQGLLVHANHWESQAARCKVREEGIIASPDSLYRSWRVAQLLSAKTLLDEQDMKQAFFDDFGSPYSVCRPPRPGFDSDLSATVAMIVMTPADGVMEVAPLPAINQTFTRYTLD, encoded by the coding sequence ATGACGCAATCGTTTCCCCTTATTGAAATCAGCGGCTCCCCAGAGGAACGCGGCCGGCAATACGGCGAACAAGCCCGCGATCGCATCCATGCCTGCGTGGCGATCTACGGCGACCAACTGGATAAATTGGCGATCGGCCAGGCGCAGCGGCAACGGCTGATCGACGATTTCAGCGCCATCATCGCCGACTTCGATCCGAACTACCTGCAGGAGATGGGCGGTATCGCCGCCGGCGCCGGGGTGCCGCTGGAAGCGATCGTGATGATCAATGCGCGCACCGAAGTGATCGCCCAGGCGCGGCGCTGGCAGCAATGCGCCACGCCGCATGACGATAGCATCAAGGATGGTTGCAGCGGCGCGGTGGTGCTGCCGGAGCGCAGCCGTCACGGCAAGCTGATCCACGGCCAAAACTGGGACTGGCGCGCCGAATGCGCCGAAACCTCGGTGGTGGTGAAAATCCACCGCGACGACGGGCCGGATGTGCTCACCTTCGTTGAAGCCGGCGGCCTGGCGCGCAGCGGCCTCAACCAGGCCGGCATCGCCATTACCGCCAACTATCTGCGCTGCGAGCGCGATTACAGCCAGCAGGGGGTGCCGCTGTCGCTGATCCGCCGTAAAGCGCTGGAGCAGCAACATATGGCGTTGGCGATGCGCGTGGTGGCTACAACGCCGAAATCCTGCTCCAACAACATGATCCTTAGCACACAAGAAGGGTTCGCCATCGATTTTGAATGCGCGCCGGACGAAAGTTTCACCTTATACCCGCAGCAGGGGCTGCTGGTGCACGCCAACCATTGGGAAAGCCAGGCGGCGCGCTGCAAAGTGCGTGAAGAGGGCATCATCGCCTCGCCGGATTCGTTGTACCGCAGTTGGCGGGTGGCGCAACTGTTGTCCGCCAAAACGCTGCTCGACGAGCAGGACATGAAACAGGCGTTCTTTGATGATTTCGGCAGCCCGTATTCGGTCTGCCGCCCGCCGCGGCCGGGCTTCGACAGCGATCTGTCGGCCACCGTGGCGATGATAGTGATGACGCCGGCGGACGGGGTGATGGAGGTGGCGCCGTTGCCGGCCATCAATCAAACCTTTACCCGCTACACACTCGATTAA
- a CDS encoding alpha/beta fold hydrolase — protein MQSTDNTNVADNAEQRSRTLYYRGSTTIFSCRHDPRFQYCLYVPPGFDRDRHGYRLVVAMHGTGRSMVQYRDAFAEFARYNRCVVLAPLFPVGPLGDGNSHGFKYIIEQDIHYDQVLLAIVDEVSALLAHDFGRFLLFGYSGGGHFVHRFLYLHPEKLLAVSIGAPGSVTLLDETKNWWVGVKDFEAIFGKPLDYAALRQVAVHLVVGKVDVETWEITHQPTGKYYQPGCNDAGKTRIDRNTALLNSLRGKGIDAVQDIVPNVGHDGMKVLDYVKDFFLSVLQSTR, from the coding sequence ATGCAATCAACCGACAACACCAACGTTGCGGATAACGCTGAACAGCGCAGCCGCACGTTGTACTACCGCGGCAGCACCACCATCTTTTCCTGCCGCCACGATCCGCGGTTTCAATATTGTCTCTATGTTCCACCCGGTTTCGATCGGGATCGGCATGGTTACCGCCTGGTAGTGGCGATGCACGGCACCGGCCGTTCAATGGTCCAATACCGCGATGCGTTCGCTGAATTTGCCCGCTACAACCGCTGCGTGGTACTGGCGCCGCTGTTTCCTGTCGGGCCGCTGGGCGACGGCAATTCTCACGGCTTCAAATACATCATTGAGCAGGATATTCACTACGACCAGGTGCTGCTGGCGATCGTCGACGAAGTGAGCGCCTTGCTGGCGCATGACTTCGGCCGATTTCTGCTGTTCGGCTATTCCGGCGGCGGCCATTTCGTCCATCGTTTCCTGTATCTGCACCCGGAAAAATTGCTGGCGGTATCGATCGGCGCGCCCGGCTCGGTGACGCTGTTGGACGAGACGAAAAACTGGTGGGTTGGGGTGAAGGATTTCGAAGCTATCTTCGGCAAGCCACTGGATTATGCGGCGTTGCGCCAGGTAGCGGTGCACCTGGTGGTGGGGAAGGTGGATGTGGAAACCTGGGAAATCACCCATCAGCCAACCGGCAAATATTATCAGCCGGGTTGCAATGACGCCGGCAAGACCCGTATCGATCGCAACACCGCCTTGCTGAACAGCCTGCGTGGCAAAGGGATTGATGCGGTGCAGGATATCGTGCCCAACGTCGGCCATGACGGCATGAAAGTGCTGGATTACGTAAAAGATTTCTTCCTGTCGGTATTGCAGAGCACGCGCTGA
- a CDS encoding GntR family transcriptional regulator, with the protein MEQLKSVLVNVANDLAMDISKGVFPPGSWLKQVELTQRYACSRSEVRRALDQLVSERLVQHVPNRGYHVYSPNEQQRRNISEIRATLECAAAPGIVAHIDEQTLATLRSCAEQFEHETHYGNLLQQYEANLAFHRALLAPCPNHDLIELIFDLRSRVPSAPLGQWTSHARVVKSSQEHFAMVAALEQRDTAALVELLQQHILQDDNPRRHG; encoded by the coding sequence ATGGAGCAATTGAAGAGTGTATTGGTGAATGTCGCCAACGATCTGGCAATGGATATCAGTAAGGGCGTGTTTCCTCCTGGCTCGTGGCTGAAACAGGTCGAGTTGACGCAGCGCTATGCCTGCAGCCGCAGCGAGGTACGCCGGGCGTTGGATCAATTGGTGAGCGAACGTTTGGTGCAGCACGTGCCCAACCGTGGTTACCACGTGTATTCCCCTAATGAGCAGCAGCGGCGCAATATCTCCGAAATTCGCGCCACCCTGGAATGCGCGGCGGCGCCAGGCATCGTCGCCCATATTGATGAGCAAACCCTGGCAACGCTGCGAAGCTGCGCCGAACAGTTCGAGCATGAAACCCATTACGGCAATCTGCTGCAGCAGTATGAAGCCAACCTGGCGTTTCATCGCGCGCTACTGGCACCTTGCCCCAATCACGATCTGATTGAGTTGATTTTCGATCTGCGCAGCCGGGTGCCATCGGCCCCGCTCGGCCAGTGGACCTCGCATGCGCGGGTGGTGAAATCTTCGCAAGAGCATTTCGCCATGGTGGCGGCGCTGGAACAGCGCGACACCGCCGCGCTGGTGGAGCTGTTGCAACAACATATTTTGCAAGACGACAACCCGCGCCGCCACGGCTAA
- a CDS encoding NAD(P)-dependent alcohol dehydrogenase, whose product MTFNVLGYAAQSSKAPLAPFHFERREPREDDVVIEILYCGVCHSDLHQARNDWGFSQYPIVPGHEIVGRVAAVGAQVSKFKAGDLVGVGCMVDSCRECSPCKKGLEQYCEQGNVQTYNGIDRHDHSVTYGGYSQKIVCSQDFVLRVPEKLDLQAVAPLLCAGITTWSPLRRWGVTKGSKVAVVGLGGLGHMALKLAHALGAEVTLFTRSPGKEADAKRLGADHVVISTDAKQMAAVKSEFELIIDTVPYIHDINPYMPTLTLDGTLVFVGLLGNIDPVLNTIPMVLGRRSVAGSCIGGIAETQEMLDFCGEHNITADVELINMDEINHAYERMLKSDVKYRFVIDIKTLVA is encoded by the coding sequence ATGACATTTAACGTACTAGGCTACGCCGCACAGTCATCGAAAGCACCGCTGGCGCCGTTCCATTTTGAACGCCGTGAACCGCGTGAAGATGATGTTGTGATTGAGATTCTCTACTGTGGCGTTTGCCATTCCGATCTGCATCAGGCCCGTAACGACTGGGGCTTTAGCCAGTATCCGATCGTGCCGGGGCATGAAATCGTCGGGCGAGTGGCCGCGGTCGGCGCGCAAGTCAGCAAGTTCAAGGCCGGCGATCTGGTGGGCGTTGGCTGTATGGTGGACTCCTGCCGGGAATGCTCGCCCTGTAAAAAAGGGCTGGAGCAGTATTGCGAACAGGGCAATGTGCAGACCTATAACGGCATCGATCGCCATGATCATAGCGTGACCTACGGCGGTTACTCGCAAAAAATCGTTTGTTCGCAAGACTTTGTATTACGTGTTCCTGAAAAACTGGATTTGCAGGCGGTGGCGCCGCTGTTGTGTGCGGGCATCACCACCTGGTCGCCGCTGCGCCGTTGGGGGGTAACCAAAGGCAGTAAGGTCGCCGTGGTGGGGCTGGGCGGGCTGGGGCATATGGCGCTCAAGTTGGCGCATGCGCTGGGCGCCGAGGTGACGCTTTTTACCCGCTCGCCGGGCAAGGAAGCTGACGCCAAGCGCCTCGGCGCCGATCATGTGGTGATCTCCACCGATGCCAAACAGATGGCGGCGGTGAAAAGCGAGTTTGAACTGATCATTGATACCGTGCCTTACATCCACGATATCAACCCGTATATGCCCACGCTGACGCTGGACGGTACGCTGGTGTTTGTCGGTTTGCTCGGCAATATCGATCCGGTGTTGAACACTATCCCAATGGTATTGGGGCGCCGCTCGGTCGCCGGTTCCTGCATTGGCGGGATCGCGGAAACCCAGGAAATGCTGGATTTTTGCGGCGAGCACAACATAACGGCGGATGTTGAACTGATCAACATGGATGAGATCAACCACGCCTATGAGCGGATGCTGAAAAGCGATGTGAAATACCGCTTCGTGATTGATATAAAAACGCTGGTTGCGTAA
- a CDS encoding SDR family oxidoreductase, giving the protein MGRFSGKNILITGATSGIGRAGALRIAHEGGLVIATGRNAAKLAALRQELPDSARVIYNDAAAPEPAAELVALVSEVGSLDGLWLNAGYAAVGEVAQVTAAAFDAMMNANVRGPALQLAQLSAQLNDGASVVVTASTSAYEGAAIASLYAATKGALISLARCWASALGPRGIRVNTLVPGPIATPFRDFMAPSLRASFEAEVAGRLALPRIGTAEEAAAVALFLLSDEAAFVTGSQYLVDGGLTLL; this is encoded by the coding sequence ATGGGGCGATTTAGCGGCAAAAACATATTGATCACCGGCGCAACCAGCGGCATTGGCCGTGCCGGAGCGCTGCGTATTGCGCACGAAGGCGGGCTGGTGATCGCCACCGGCCGCAATGCGGCAAAGCTTGCGGCGCTGCGGCAGGAACTTCCAGACAGCGCGCGGGTGATTTATAACGACGCAGCGGCGCCAGAGCCGGCTGCCGAACTGGTTGCGCTTGTTAGTGAGGTCGGTTCGTTGGACGGCCTGTGGCTGAATGCGGGCTATGCCGCCGTCGGGGAAGTGGCGCAGGTTACGGCCGCTGCTTTTGATGCCATGATGAATGCCAATGTCCGTGGGCCCGCGTTACAGCTGGCGCAACTTTCCGCGCAGCTTAACGACGGCGCATCGGTGGTTGTCACCGCATCAACATCGGCCTATGAGGGTGCGGCCATCGCCAGCCTGTATGCCGCCACTAAAGGTGCGCTGATCTCGCTCGCACGCTGCTGGGCTTCGGCGCTGGGGCCGCGAGGGATCCGGGTGAACACCCTGGTTCCCGGCCCGATCGCCACGCCTTTTCGGGATTTTATGGCCCCGTCTTTACGCGCAAGTTTCGAGGCCGAGGTGGCCGGGCGCCTGGCTTTGCCTCGTATTGGCACCGCCGAAGAAGCCGCTGCGGTCGCCTTGTTTTTGTTGTCTGATGAGGCAGCCTTCGTCACCGGTAGTCAGTATCTGGTCGACGGCGGGCTAACCCTGCTGTAG